CAGATGGCTTTCAGACGCATATCGGCGTTCGGCTCGACGCCCGTAATGCTAGCAGAAGGGGGTAACAGCCTCGCCAGTTGCCTTGTAAAAAGTCCTGTGCCACTGCCGATATCAAGCACAGAGAGAGCGCAAAGTCCTGCAGGCTTCACGCGCTCGGCAATGAAGCTTACTAGTTCATCCGGATAACGCGGCCGATAGCTGTCATAAGCATCAGCAAGCCCTGTGTAGGCAGAGTGCGCATCGACCGTTTGACGGCGCATCGTTCACCTCCGATCGCTTGTTGTGGAACGAGAAAAGCCCGCTTGAATGGACGCGCCGCAGATCCTGCGAGGATGTCCTAGGCGCCGTTTAGAACGGCTACGGTACTTGGATGTACGAGCCCGATCCGGTTGTCTTGGATCTCGGGGGCGTTTCCGCAACAAAGTCATCGCTCGCAGAAGCAGGGCGGCCGCTAGAATCGGCGCTCTAAGGAAAGTTGTTTGTTCTCGCCGGGAGCTAGACATGAAGAACGTACTGGTTTTATTAAAAGCGCATCACGCGACAGCAGAGTTGCGTCGAATGCGGAAGGGCAAATTTGTCCCTTGCCAAGCCACAGCTTTCGTCGTCTCAATCGTTCACATACTCTCATTTTTATAAACTACCCACGTTGGTCGTTGATTGGAACGGCAGTTGCTTCATTTATGGCGAGTGTCGACCAAGCGCGCCAGCGAAGTCTCGCTCACATTCGGCCGGCAACCCTATCGATCCAATCATCCTGGTGGATCAACTCTGTCTTGCAGTGGTTCTCGCCCGCTGAGAGCGGGCGGCGGCCGCAGAGCTCTTGAGGAGAGGAGGAGGAATTGATCTTGGTGTTGCTGAGCAGCGTTGCTGGGCACCGTGAGCGGGCGAGAGGAGGCCACGGAGCGCTTCGGTGGGCATGAAGGCCTCTTCGACCATACTCGCCTTCGAGAGATCGTATGGTCTCGCTCTTCAGCGAGCCTCGGCCACCAGGCGCGAACGTGGATGTCTCCGAACTGGCAAGCATAGCGTTGTCTCATTGCACTGCTTACTTCAACTGGAGCCAGCAAAATGAATATCCCTGGCGGTCATCGACATGGAAAGCCAATCAGTCTTATAAGAACCACTCCGCCGACCCCAGAATGGATGGGGGCGGAGTTGTCGAGAACGCTGCTTGAGATATCTGAACGAGGGGATCTCGCAACACTGTTGAGATATCATCGTTTTCAAGGAACTGATTCTGATCGCCAAGCTGGAGCGGCGTGGCTAGCGAAGCGCTTCGGGGCTGCGCCGTCGATTGGCCGGATCATCGTTACGAACGGTACTCAGAGTGGCCTCCTAATCACATTGGTCAACGTGGTTGGAAGCGGCAATGTGCTGCTGACAGAAAGCTTGAGCTATTACGGGTTGCGGCGGATTGCCAGCTTCTTGAACATTTCCGTCAAGGGCATCGCCATGGATGACGACGGAGCGGCGCCGGAGGCGTTCGAGGACGCGTGTAGAAAGCTCAGTCCCAAAGCGCTATTCCTTACGCCGACACTCCATAACCCAACCACAATCACGATGTCGCAGGAACGACGGCTCGCGCTCGCCGATGTCGCGAGGCGACATGGCGTCGTGATTATTGAGGACGATGTTTACGGGCTGCTTCCACCGGAAGCTCCGCCCCCGATCAGTGCGTTGGCCCCTGACGTAACCTGGTACGCCGCAGGCCTCGCCAAGTGTATTGGCCCTGGTTTGAAGATTGCCTATCTGTTGATGCCCTCCGCTCAGGCGGGCACAAGCGCGTTTGATCGCTTTCACACGACCTCGACTTGGCATGTCACGCCCCTGTCCGCTTTGGTCGCTCAAAGCTGGATTGCCGATGGCACCGCTGAGAAAGTGCTGCTCGCTGTACGCAGTGAGGCGGTCGCGCGACAGGAAATGGCAGCAAGGTCGTTCATTCATGCAACGTACCGGAGCAAGCCGGAATCACTACACCTGTGGTTGGCGCTTCCGCGCAGATGGACGCAGCGGAGCTTTGTCGCGGCGGCAGCCGAGGCTGGTGTCTTGGTTCAGTCCGGAAGCATGTTCGCGGTCGATGAAGATACTTCCCCTAAGGCCATTCGCATCGTCCTAGGTAGCCCGGAAACTCGTGCCAGCCTTGGAGAAGCCTTGACAGCGCTCAGGCCTCTTGTGCACGAGAATATATAGCCTTCCGAAAAGCGAAGACTGTTGCGGAGATCGGCACATCCAGGTCGCTCTCGCAAACGATGAGCAGGGAAGTTCTGCCTCGACCTGAAATGCGGCACAAAGCGCAGGGCTCGGATCTGATTCAACAGATGCGGGGAGAAGCGATGATGTAGAATGACTGCCGATCGAACGAATGCCCGTGCCGTGCTCATCCAGAATA
This is a stretch of genomic DNA from Bradyrhizobium sp. CB2312. It encodes these proteins:
- a CDS encoding PLP-dependent aminotransferase family protein, with translation MGAELSRTLLEISERGDLATLLRYHRFQGTDSDRQAGAAWLAKRFGAAPSIGRIIVTNGTQSGLLITLVNVVGSGNVLLTESLSYYGLRRIASFLNISVKGIAMDDDGAAPEAFEDACRKLSPKALFLTPTLHNPTTITMSQERRLALADVARRHGVVIIEDDVYGLLPPEAPPPISALAPDVTWYAAGLAKCIGPGLKIAYLLMPSAQAGTSAFDRFHTTSTWHVTPLSALVAQSWIADGTAEKVLLAVRSEAVARQEMAARSFIHATYRSKPESLHLWLALPRRWTQRSFVAAAAEAGVLVQSGSMFAVDEDTSPKAIRIVLGSPETRASLGEALTALRPLVHENI